From a region of the Methanolinea sp. genome:
- a CDS encoding GNAT family N-acetyltransferase encodes MDLISRELAPGEFPLAEKVWEQYRGQKANPATERIFGAFINGNLGATARFTRHPDGNEMDCVFTLDDYRGNGLARIVVQELLNACGHEKIYIHSTLVLISFYKKLGWVPIPEKELPRSIRDRFIFCFGEMEGCNVCPMVREADGGSEPVVE; translated from the coding sequence ATGGATCTGATCTCCCGTGAATTGGCTCCTGGCGAATTCCCGCTTGCCGAAAAGGTCTGGGAACAGTACAGAGGTCAGAAGGCAAACCCTGCCACCGAACGGATCTTTGGTGCCTTTATCAATGGCAACCTGGGTGCTACGGCCCGGTTCACACGTCACCCGGATGGAAATGAGATGGACTGCGTCTTTACCCTGGACGATTACAGGGGGAACGGCCTGGCCCGGATTGTCGTTCAGGAACTGCTGAATGCATGCGGTCACGAGAAGATCTACATTCACTCCACCCTGGTTCTCATTTCGTTCTACAAGAAACTTGGGTGGGTACCTATTCCTGAGAAGGAATTGCCGCGATCAATCCGTGACCGCTTCATCTTCTGCTTCGGTGAAATGGAAGGATGCAATGTCTGCCCGATGGTGAGGGAGGCCGATGGAGGAAGTGAGCCGGTTGTGGAGTAA
- the nifB gene encoding nitrogenase cofactor biosynthesis protein NifB: MAEEGYREAEVKGKKVRWDPEQLRRIREHPCFSERACHAFGRAHVPVAPACNIQCNYCIRDFDCVNESRPGVASKVLSPDEAVELIRNAIKKYPYIKVIGIAGPGEPLANEATFETLRRLKEEFPNVIKCLSTNGLLLPEKIDLLQKYDVGNVTVTLNAIDPEIGAKIYEYIIYKGKKYTGEEGARILLENQLRGIEMAVERHMIVKINTVYIPGINEDHIPAIAKKVGEMGVYNFNLIPLIAQYRFADITPPTPEMKRKMQDECEKYVRQMRHCQRCRSDAIGRLGHDVQSCLYQE; this comes from the coding sequence ATGGCAGAAGAAGGATACCGAGAAGCTGAGGTCAAGGGAAAAAAGGTCAGGTGGGACCCTGAACAACTGAGAAGAATCCGGGAACATCCCTGTTTTTCCGAGCGGGCCTGCCATGCCTTCGGGCGGGCGCATGTTCCGGTTGCCCCCGCATGCAATATCCAGTGCAACTACTGCATCAGGGATTTCGATTGCGTGAACGAGAGCAGACCGGGGGTTGCCTCAAAGGTCCTCTCCCCCGATGAAGCCGTGGAATTGATCCGGAATGCCATAAAGAAGTATCCTTACATCAAGGTCATCGGGATTGCCGGACCAGGAGAGCCGCTTGCCAATGAAGCAACCTTTGAGACGCTGCGACGGCTCAAGGAGGAATTTCCAAACGTCATCAAATGTTTAAGCACCAATGGTCTCCTCCTCCCGGAAAAAATAGACCTGTTGCAGAAATATGATGTTGGAAACGTCACGGTGACTCTGAATGCCATCGATCCTGAGATCGGGGCAAAAATTTACGAGTATATCATCTATAAGGGAAAAAAATACACCGGAGAGGAAGGGGCCAGGATCCTCCTCGAAAACCAGCTCAGGGGAATTGAGATGGCGGTTGAACGGCACATGATCGTCAAGATCAACACCGTGTACATCCCCGGCATCAATGAAGACCACATCCCTGCAATCGCTAAGAAGGTCGGCGAGATGGGAGTTTACAATTTCAACCTGATCCCGCTCATCGCACAATACAGGTTTGCCGACATCACACCGCCGACACCAGAGATGAAGCGGAAGATGCAGGACGAGTGTGAGAAGTACGTCAGGCAGATGCGGCACTGCCAGCGATGCCGTTCCGATGCGATCGGTCGCCTCGGCCACGATGTCCAGTCCTGCCTCTACCAGGAATAA
- a CDS encoding peptidylprolyl isomerase, producing MTWKKTVLQGFFCIITLCIAFVLLSGCTSTPQPLAGTGDTVKVFYSLSLPDGTLFDTNENKTPLEFTIGKGMVIPGFEEAVIGLTPGQTITVTIPPEKGYGPYHPDLVNTLKTDAIRQTLDQLEADRNLVPMTYPGIGEEYIWRKPDGTIGYLKFSNITEVTTTVDENHPLAGKDLVFQITLVEIVGKP from the coding sequence ATGACCTGGAAGAAGACGGTTCTGCAGGGGTTTTTCTGCATTATAACGTTATGCATCGCATTCGTCCTGCTCTCCGGCTGCACATCCACACCGCAGCCACTTGCAGGGACGGGGGATACGGTGAAGGTTTTTTATTCTTTGTCACTCCCTGATGGGACGCTGTTTGATACGAATGAAAATAAGACACCCCTTGAATTCACTATCGGTAAGGGAATGGTGATTCCCGGTTTTGAAGAGGCGGTTATCGGGCTTACACCGGGCCAGACAATAACGGTGACCATTCCCCCTGAGAAAGGCTATGGGCCCTATCATCCGGATCTGGTGAATACGCTGAAAACAGATGCGATCAGGCAGACCCTAGATCAGCTCGAGGCAGACCGAAACCTGGTGCCCATGACGTACCCTGGTATTGGTGAGGAGTATATCTGGAGGAAACCAGACGGTACAATTGGTTATCTGAAATTCTCGAATATCACCGAGGTGACAACTACCGTTGATGAGAACCACCCTCTTGCCGGGAAAGATCTGGTCTTTCAGATAACCCTTGTCGAAATCGTCGGGAAGCCATGA
- a CDS encoding class I SAM-dependent methyltransferase — protein sequence MNGHSSETARAAWEREYLAKGRLYGGAPRELPSLLPGSRVLEAGCGDGKTLAAMVPLGWKIIALDFSRSALDLSRNNPHLGALDYILADAAALPFRDRIFDAVFLNHIAGHVPEPVRAMIAAESFRVLQRGGRLFFRGFSVDDFRAGTGIAIGHSTRVKGDGILTHYFTRDEVIHLFSSLSPISVSEERWSLKIQDKIMPRVEIAGEFIRE from the coding sequence ATGAACGGGCATAGTTCCGAAACAGCCCGGGCCGCATGGGAACGGGAATACCTTGCGAAAGGGAGGCTCTACGGCGGAGCGCCCCGGGAACTGCCCTCCCTCCTTCCCGGGTCACGGGTTCTTGAGGCCGGGTGCGGAGATGGCAAGACGCTTGCTGCGATGGTCCCGCTGGGCTGGAAGATCATTGCCCTCGACTTTTCCCGCTCCGCCCTCGACCTTTCCAGGAACAATCCTCACCTGGGTGCCCTTGACTATATCCTGGCCGATGCTGCGGCACTGCCCTTCAGGGACAGGATCTTCGATGCCGTGTTCCTCAACCACATCGCTGGCCATGTACCGGAACCTGTCCGGGCGATGATTGCCGCCGAATCGTTCCGGGTCCTGCAACGGGGCGGCAGGCTCTTTTTCAGAGGGTTTTCTGTTGACGACTTCCGGGCAGGCACAGGGATCGCGATTGGACATTCAACCCGGGTCAAAGGAGATGGTATCCTGACACACTACTTTACCAGAGACGAGGTGATCCATCTCTTCTCATCCCTTAGCCCGATCTCTGTCTCCGAAGAGCGGTGGTCCCTGAAGATACAGGATAAGATTATGCCACGGGTTGAGATTGCAGGAGAGTTTATACGGGAGTGA
- the mch gene encoding methenyltetrahydromethanopterin cyclohydrolase, translating to MLSVNELALEIFENLAEYAEEFNAAYHELDNGARIVDCGVSTRGGYAAGRAFTEICMGGLGEVNFRMGQVGEFPVPFIDVFTDFPSVSCLGAQKAGWTIKLNTYFAMGSGPARALSLKPKHTYEVIDYVDDFDSAIIALESDHLPNGQVMEKIAEDCGVDVANVCAVVAPTSSIVGSIQVAGRCVETAIYKLNELHFDTRKVISGFGTAPIPPVRGPKNAMGVTNDATIYHGRIMLTMKAPDIKDYLEKIPSCKSKGYGKPFNEIFKAAGYDFYKIDTSLFSPAEVIINEVSEGAVYHTGKINPEVTLRSFGLI from the coding sequence GTGCTCAGTGTAAATGAATTAGCGCTTGAAATTTTTGAAAACCTCGCTGAATATGCCGAGGAATTTAACGCAGCCTATCACGAACTCGACAATGGGGCCCGGATCGTAGACTGCGGTGTCAGCACCCGGGGCGGGTATGCAGCGGGGAGGGCATTTACCGAGATCTGCATGGGTGGTCTTGGTGAAGTGAATTTCCGGATGGGACAGGTCGGGGAGTTCCCCGTTCCATTCATTGATGTATTCACCGATTTCCCATCGGTCTCCTGTCTCGGCGCCCAGAAAGCCGGATGGACGATCAAGCTGAATACGTATTTCGCGATGGGGAGCGGCCCGGCCCGGGCACTCTCGTTAAAACCGAAGCACACCTACGAAGTCATCGATTACGTAGATGACTTTGACTCGGCCATCATCGCCCTTGAAAGCGACCACCTCCCGAACGGGCAGGTCATGGAAAAGATTGCCGAGGATTGCGGGGTCGATGTCGCCAATGTCTGTGCCGTTGTGGCCCCCACATCCTCAATCGTCGGTTCCATCCAGGTCGCGGGACGGTGCGTCGAAACCGCTATTTACAAGCTGAATGAACTCCATTTTGATACGCGCAAGGTCATCTCGGGTTTCGGGACCGCCCCCATCCCACCGGTCAGGGGACCAAAGAATGCAATGGGCGTCACGAACGATGCAACCATCTATCATGGACGAATCATGCTGACCATGAAAGCTCCCGATATCAAGGATTACCTGGAGAAGATCCCGAGCTGCAAGTCAAAGGGATATGGGAAGCCTTTCAACGAGATCTTCAAAGCAGCAGGGTATGACTTCTACAAGATCGATACTTCGCTTTTCTCTCCGGCCGAAGTTATCATCAACGAGGTCTCCGAAGGGGCAGTATATCACACCGGGAAGATCAACCCGGAGGTCACTCTCAGGTCATTCGGGCTCATCTGA
- a CDS encoding ORC1-type DNA replication protein: MKKTILMWDETLFRDPEVFEIDYVPEQFNHRETQMRELAFQIQPGLRGGRPLNSICRGLPGTGKTTSVRKLFGEIEESTRKLIPVYINCQIDNTKFAIFSQIYRKLSGHLPPASGTSFKQVFDAIARLLQKEEAVLVVCLDDANYLLYENEINRVLYSLLRSHEAYPGTRIGVIVIISDMDVDLSRAVDARVSSVFRPSEIYFPPYSDGEVRTIMQERVMQGLYPGCLSEEMFDLIVEQTQKSGDLRVGIDLVKRAALNAERKASRTIDRDDICKAYNVSRYLHLASSVKSLNEEEKSLLRSIAGQSMQDAEMNAGEVYKAVKETMQIGYTRFYEIVKKLDAMRLINLHYRDGRGRTRVISLRYDPAKILENLG; this comes from the coding sequence ATGAAGAAGACTATCCTGATGTGGGATGAGACCCTGTTCCGCGATCCCGAGGTCTTTGAGATCGATTATGTCCCCGAGCAGTTCAATCACCGCGAGACGCAGATGAGGGAACTCGCGTTCCAGATACAGCCCGGCCTCCGGGGAGGTCGGCCTCTCAACAGCATCTGCCGCGGGCTCCCCGGTACGGGAAAAACCACCAGCGTCAGGAAACTCTTTGGGGAGATCGAGGAGTCTACCAGAAAACTGATCCCGGTATACATCAACTGCCAGATCGACAATACCAAGTTTGCCATATTTTCCCAGATATACCGCAAGCTGTCCGGCCATCTTCCCCCGGCATCGGGAACCTCGTTCAAGCAGGTATTCGATGCCATCGCCCGCCTCCTCCAGAAGGAAGAGGCCGTGCTGGTCGTCTGCCTTGATGATGCCAATTACCTCCTCTACGAGAACGAGATAAACAGGGTTCTCTATTCCCTGCTCAGGTCCCACGAAGCGTATCCTGGGACCCGGATCGGGGTCATTGTGATAATCAGCGATATGGATGTCGATCTCTCGCGGGCTGTTGACGCCCGGGTATCCTCGGTCTTCCGCCCTTCCGAGATTTACTTTCCCCCATACAGCGACGGAGAGGTCCGCACGATCATGCAGGAGCGGGTGATGCAGGGGCTGTATCCCGGATGCCTATCAGAGGAGATGTTTGATCTGATCGTTGAGCAGACGCAGAAATCGGGAGACCTGCGTGTGGGAATCGATCTGGTCAAGCGGGCGGCACTGAACGCTGAACGAAAGGCAAGCCGGACCATCGATCGCGATGATATCTGCAAGGCTTATAATGTTTCGCGATACCTGCACCTCGCCTCATCGGTCAAATCGCTTAACGAAGAGGAGAAAAGCCTGCTCCGCTCCATTGCAGGGCAAAGCATGCAGGATGCCGAGATGAATGCCGGTGAAGTCTACAAAGCGGTGAAAGAGACTATGCAAATCGGGTACACCAGGTTCTACGAGATCGTCAAGAAGCTTGATGCCATGCGCCTGATAAACCTGCATTACCGTGACGGGCGAGGGCGGACGCGTGTGATAAGCCTTCGGTACGACCCTGCAAAAATTCTTGAGAATCTAGGTTAA
- a CDS encoding cofactor-independent phosphoglycerate mutase, with translation MQKKYLVILGDGMADEPLDELGGKTPLEFAHTPNMDRIAHDGCMGLVQTIPDGFEPGSDIANLGLLGYDPRTFYTGRGPLEAASMQIELGSSDIAYRCNLVMVRDGIMADFSAGHISSAEGKELLSSLENTVPSATFYPGISYRNLLVLHGGSGSLTVPPHDIVGREIVPFLPRGGDGPALISCMEKSREIFRDHPVNRARLAAGKLPATQVWPWSGGKSPSLPSFRERFGKRGGIISAVDLLQGIARCAKMEVIEVPGATGYLDTDYQAKARYALSALEHLDFLYVHIEAPDEAGHLGDVREKVLAIERVDAMIGTIMQGFAGIIAILPDHPTPVRLKTHTTDPVPFAILGKGRDTTRTFSEREAARGGYGTITATELLPLLFSPS, from the coding sequence ATGCAGAAGAAATACTTGGTCATTCTCGGCGACGGTATGGCGGATGAACCCCTCGACGAACTTGGCGGCAAGACCCCGCTCGAGTTTGCCCATACGCCGAACATGGACCGTATCGCCCACGACGGCTGCATGGGTCTGGTGCAGACCATACCGGACGGATTCGAACCCGGAAGCGATATCGCCAATCTCGGGCTGCTCGGCTACGATCCGCGCACCTTCTACACCGGAAGAGGCCCGCTCGAAGCGGCGAGCATGCAGATCGAGCTCGGCTCATCGGATATCGCTTACCGGTGCAACCTGGTCATGGTCCGCGATGGCATCATGGCCGATTTCTCGGCCGGCCACATCTCCAGCGCCGAGGGAAAAGAACTCCTTTCCTCGCTTGAAAACACCGTTCCCTCCGCAACGTTCTATCCGGGTATCAGCTACCGGAACCTGCTCGTCCTCCACGGTGGATCGGGTTCGCTCACCGTGCCGCCTCATGACATCGTGGGCAGGGAGATCGTCCCGTTCCTCCCGAGAGGTGGGGACGGTCCCGCCCTGATATCCTGCATGGAGAAGAGCAGGGAGATCTTCCGGGACCACCCGGTGAACCGGGCCCGGCTCGCAGCCGGCAAACTTCCCGCCACGCAGGTATGGCCGTGGAGCGGGGGAAAGAGCCCGTCACTTCCGTCCTTTCGGGAGAGGTTCGGGAAACGGGGCGGCATCATTTCTGCCGTCGACCTGCTCCAGGGTATTGCCCGGTGTGCAAAAATGGAAGTGATCGAAGTTCCCGGAGCGACAGGATATCTCGATACCGATTACCAGGCCAAGGCAAGGTATGCCCTATCGGCACTCGAGCACCTGGACTTCCTCTACGTGCACATCGAAGCTCCCGACGAAGCTGGTCACCTCGGGGATGTCCGCGAGAAGGTGCTTGCCATCGAGCGGGTCGACGCGATGATCGGGACAATCATGCAGGGCTTTGCCGGGATCATCGCTATCCTCCCCGATCATCCGACCCCGGTGCGGCTGAAGACACATACTACCGATCCGGTTCCTTTTGCCATACTTGGAAAGGGGCGGGACACCACCCGTACCTTCTCCGAGCGGGAAGCGGCGAGGGGGGGATATGGCACTATCACGGCAACCGAACTCCTCCCCCTCCTCTTCTCACCTTCCTGA
- a CDS encoding NAD-dependent epimerase/dehydratase family protein, with translation MKAIVTGGAGFIGSHLVDALIRRGDEVTIIDNLSTGALRHIAGHIESGATRFCQQDLLKDGWQEAFRGADRVYHIAADPDVRASSENPGRIYAQNVTATIRVLEAMRESGCNEVAFTSTSTVYGEADIIPTPEEYPRMEPISIYGGTKLACEAMISSYAHSYDWRSWVFRFANIIGERSNHGVIWDFIHKLLQDPCTLEILGDGTQAKSYCSVTTCVDAVLFAVEHTNEPFACFNIGSEDWIDVTSIASIVAGEMGLRDVVFRYTGGDRGWVGDVPRMLLSVEKLKSLGWRPIETSEEAVRAAARALIRETGVHP, from the coding sequence ATGAAGGCAATCGTTACCGGTGGTGCAGGCTTTATCGGGTCTCATCTCGTTGATGCCCTCATCCGTCGGGGTGATGAGGTCACCATCATCGACAATCTTTCCACCGGTGCGCTCCGCCACATCGCAGGGCATATCGAATCCGGTGCGACCAGGTTCTGCCAGCAGGATCTCCTCAAGGATGGATGGCAGGAGGCATTCAGGGGTGCCGATCGGGTCTACCATATCGCAGCGGATCCCGATGTGCGGGCGAGCTCCGAAAACCCAGGACGGATCTATGCCCAGAATGTCACGGCTACCATCAGGGTGCTCGAAGCCATGCGGGAGTCCGGGTGCAACGAGGTTGCATTTACCTCAACTTCAACGGTGTATGGAGAGGCCGATATCATCCCGACCCCGGAGGAGTATCCACGCATGGAACCCATCTCGATTTACGGCGGCACGAAACTTGCCTGCGAAGCGATGATCTCCAGTTATGCCCATAGCTACGATTGGCGTTCCTGGGTATTCCGGTTTGCAAACATCATCGGCGAGCGGAGCAACCATGGCGTCATCTGGGATTTCATCCATAAGCTCCTCCAGGACCCCTGCACGCTGGAGATCCTCGGTGATGGGACACAGGCAAAGTCCTACTGTTCGGTTACAACCTGCGTTGACGCCGTGCTGTTTGCCGTAGAGCACACCAATGAGCCTTTTGCCTGTTTCAATATCGGGTCGGAGGACTGGATCGATGTGACCTCGATTGCATCCATCGTGGCCGGGGAGATGGGACTCCGGGACGTGGTCTTCCGTTACACGGGAGGCGACCGTGGCTGGGTGGGGGACGTGCCCCGTATGCTCCTGTCGGTTGAGAAGCTCAAGTCGCTTGGCTGGAGACCTATTGAGACGTCAGAGGAGGCAGTTCGTGCGGCCGCACGGGCCCTGATCCGGGAAACCGGCGTCCATCCCTGA